Proteins from one Homalodisca vitripennis isolate AUS2020 chromosome 3, UT_GWSS_2.1, whole genome shotgun sequence genomic window:
- the LOC124358780 gene encoding 39S ribosomal protein L20, mitochondrial, with product MVFLDVAKCARRVLKYADPNKGPDEFYRKRNILRLSAHFYGRARNCYSIAVRKVHRALVYSTKGRKLRREDMRDLWTIRTTAATEELGLPFPLFRAGLQSSNVLLNRKSLADLAIWEPRTFKALTDFAWSRAVEDGLTNVDKLKSDPPEHVVTREMLKAKKKF from the exons atggtatttCTGGATGTTGCTAAATGTGCCCGCAGAGTGCTTAAATATGCAGATCCTAATAAAGGTCCAGATGAATTTTATAGAAAGAGGAACATTTTGAGATTGTCTGCA CATTTCTACGGTCGAGCGCGGAACTGCTACAGCATAGCCGTGAGGAAAGTCCATAGAGCTCTTGTGTACTCAACGAAAGGGAGAAAACTGAGGAGAGAAGATATGAGAGAT CTTTGGACGATCAGAACGACAGCAGCTACTGAAGAACTTGGGCTGCCATTTCCTCTGTTTCGCGCAGGTCTGCAATCCAGCAACGTTCTGTTGAACCGGAAATCTCTGGCTGATCTAGCAATTTGGGAACCTCGTACTTTCAAG GCACTAACAGACTTTGCGTGGTCCAGAGCAGTGGAAGATGGCCTGACCAATGTCGACAAACTCAAGTCCGACCCGCCAGAACATGTTGTCACCAGAGAAATGCTCAAGGCaaagaaaaaattttag